The following coding sequences are from one Arthrobacter sp. 24S4-2 window:
- the rpsL gene encoding 30S ribosomal protein S12 — translation MPTINQLVRKGRTPKVKKTKAPALNGSPMRRGVCTRVYTTTPKKPNSALRKVARVRLNGGVEVTAYIPGVGHNLQEHSIVLVRGGRVKDLPGVRYKIVRGALDTQGVKNRKQARSRYGAKMEKK, via the coding sequence GTGCCTACGATTAACCAGCTGGTCCGTAAGGGCCGCACGCCTAAGGTCAAAAAGACCAAGGCTCCCGCGCTTAACGGCAGCCCGATGCGCCGCGGTGTTTGCACCCGCGTCTACACCACCACCCCGAAGAAGCCGAACTCGGCTCTGCGTAAGGTTGCACGTGTGCGCCTTAACGGTGGCGTTGAAGTTACTGCCTACATCCCCGGTGTTGGCCACAACCTCCAGGAGCACTCCATTGTGCTCGTCCGTGGCGGTCGTGTTAAGGACCTTCCGGGTGTCCGCTACAAGATCGTCCGTGGCGCCCTCGATACCCAGGGTGTGAAGAACCGTAAGCAGGCCCGCAGCCGCTACGGCGCAAAGATGGAGAAGAAGTAA
- the tuf gene encoding elongation factor Tu → MAKAKFERTKPHVNIGTIGHVDHGKTTLTAAISKVLYDKYPTLNEKRDFASIDSAPEERQRGITINISHVEYQTEKRHYAHVDAPGHADYIKNMITGAAQMDGAILVVAATDGPMAQTREHVLLARQVGVPYLLVALNKADMVDDEELLDLVEMEVRELLSSQGFDGDEAPVVRVSGLKALEGDPEWVKSVEALMEAVDNSVPDPVRDRDKPFLMPIEDVFTITGRGTVVTGRAERGTLPINSEVEIVGIRPVQKTTVTGIEMFHKQLDEAWAGENCGLLLRGLKRDDVERGQVVVKPGSITPHTDFEANVYILSKDEGGRHNPFYSNYRPQFYFRTTDVTGVITLPEGTEMVMPGDNTEMTVALIQPIAMEEGLGFAIREGGRTVGSGRVTKIIK, encoded by the coding sequence GTGGCAAAGGCAAAGTTCGAGCGGACTAAGCCGCACGTTAACATCGGCACCATTGGTCACGTTGACCACGGTAAGACGACGTTGACGGCCGCGATTTCCAAGGTGCTGTACGACAAGTACCCGACTCTCAACGAGAAGCGTGACTTCGCGTCGATTGACTCTGCTCCCGAAGAGCGTCAGCGCGGCATTACCATCAACATCTCCCACGTTGAGTACCAGACCGAGAAGCGCCACTACGCACACGTAGACGCTCCGGGTCACGCTGACTACATCAAGAACATGATCACCGGCGCTGCTCAGATGGACGGTGCAATCCTCGTGGTTGCCGCCACTGACGGCCCGATGGCCCAGACCCGCGAGCACGTTCTGCTCGCCCGCCAGGTTGGTGTTCCCTACCTGCTGGTGGCACTGAACAAGGCTGACATGGTCGACGACGAGGAACTCCTCGACCTCGTTGAAATGGAAGTTCGTGAGCTCCTGAGCTCGCAGGGCTTCGATGGCGACGAAGCACCGGTCGTTCGCGTTTCGGGCCTGAAGGCCCTGGAAGGCGACCCGGAGTGGGTCAAGTCCGTTGAGGCACTCATGGAGGCCGTGGACAACTCTGTTCCGGACCCCGTACGTGACCGTGACAAGCCGTTCCTGATGCCGATCGAAGACGTCTTCACGATCACCGGCCGTGGCACCGTTGTTACGGGCCGCGCCGAGCGTGGAACCCTCCCCATCAACTCTGAGGTCGAGATCGTCGGCATCCGCCCGGTCCAGAAGACCACGGTTACCGGTATCGAGATGTTCCACAAGCAGCTCGACGAAGCATGGGCCGGCGAGAACTGTGGCCTCCTGCTCCGCGGTCTGAAGCGCGATGACGTAGAGCGTGGCCAGGTTGTCGTCAAGCCGGGTTCCATCACCCCGCACACCGACTTCGAGGCTAACGTCTACATCCTCTCCAAGGACGAAGGCGGACGTCACAACCCGTTCTACTCCAACTACCGCCCGCAGTTCTACTTCCGCACCACGGACGTAACCGGCGTTATCACCCTGCCGGAAGGCACGGAAATGGTTATGCCTGGTGACAACACTGAGATGACCGTTGCGCTCATCCAGCCCATCGCCATGGAAGAGGGCCTCGGCTTCGCAATCCGCGAAGGCGGCCGCACCGTTGGTTCGGGACGCGTCACCAAGATCATCAAGTAG
- the rpsG gene encoding 30S ribosomal protein S7 has product MPRKGPAPKRPLVLDPVYGSPLVTQLINKVLVDGKKSTAERIVYGALEGARAKSGGDPVAALKKAMENVKPSLEVRSRRVGGATYQVPVEVKPGRSTALALRWLVGYSKARREKTMTERLQNEILDASNGLGAAVKRREDTHKMAESNKAFAHYRW; this is encoded by the coding sequence ATGCCTCGCAAGGGTCCGGCCCCCAAGCGGCCGCTAGTACTAGATCCCGTATACGGCTCCCCGCTGGTCACTCAGCTGATCAACAAGGTGCTGGTAGACGGCAAGAAGTCCACCGCTGAGCGCATCGTTTACGGTGCCCTCGAAGGCGCACGCGCCAAGTCCGGCGGCGACCCCGTTGCAGCCCTCAAGAAGGCCATGGAGAACGTCAAGCCTTCCCTCGAGGTCCGCTCCCGCCGTGTCGGTGGCGCCACCTACCAGGTTCCGGTTGAGGTCAAGCCGGGCCGCTCCACCGCCCTCGCCCTGCGCTGGCTGGTCGGTTACTCCAAGGCCCGCCGTGAAAAGACGATGACCGAGCGCCTCCAGAACGAAATCCTGGATGCCTCCAACGGTCTCGGTGCCGCTGTGAAGCGCCGCGAAGACACCCACAAGATGGCCGAGTCCAACAAGGCCTTCGCACACTACCGCTGGTAA
- a CDS encoding GH1 family beta-glucosidase has protein sequence MTVQNSAALQSLAERLDPEFTLGVAAAAFQIEGSLKADGRGPSGWDAFAEKPGSIMDGHSPAVACDHYNRSGEDVALMRELGVDSYRFSLSWPRIQPDGRGPFNSQGLDFYDRLIDQLLDAGISPMATLYHWDTPLPLEHSGGWMNRSTAERFGEYCAAAGERFGDRVAQWVTLNEPVSVTLNGYALGVHAPGHDLLFDALPSVHHQLLGHGLAVQALRAAGVKGGIGVSNLHSPVRPATRKVTDRLLARIFDLMMNRVYADPILLGSYPKPPLFARPWFRSLAKASDSDLRNIHQPLDFYGLNYYCPVKVATGRGPDHSPVGTTEAMARLPFHTADFPEYDTTGFGWPVAPDHLGVLLREMKDRYGEALPPIYITESGASFPEPAHVTGPIADNNRIDYLASHLEHAVAATSPGGIAEDVKLLGYYVWTLLDNFEWAAGYSQRFGLVHVDFDTLERTPKESFYWFQSLSRARKAARQA, from the coding sequence ATGACTGTGCAGAACTCTGCGGCGTTGCAGAGCCTGGCCGAACGCTTGGATCCGGAATTCACCCTGGGCGTGGCGGCAGCCGCGTTCCAGATCGAAGGGTCCCTCAAGGCTGACGGCCGGGGACCCTCCGGCTGGGATGCTTTTGCCGAAAAGCCCGGCAGCATCATGGACGGTCACTCCCCCGCCGTGGCCTGTGACCACTACAACCGTTCCGGTGAAGACGTTGCCCTGATGCGCGAGCTGGGCGTTGATTCGTACCGCTTTTCCCTTTCCTGGCCCCGGATCCAGCCTGACGGCCGGGGCCCGTTCAACAGCCAGGGCCTGGACTTCTACGACCGGCTGATCGACCAGCTCCTCGACGCCGGCATCTCACCGATGGCCACGCTCTACCATTGGGACACCCCGCTGCCGCTTGAGCACAGCGGCGGCTGGATGAACCGGTCCACGGCGGAGCGCTTCGGTGAATACTGCGCGGCCGCCGGTGAACGGTTCGGGGACCGCGTGGCTCAGTGGGTCACCCTGAACGAACCGGTTTCGGTAACACTGAACGGCTATGCGCTGGGAGTCCACGCGCCCGGCCACGACCTGCTCTTCGACGCGTTACCGTCAGTCCACCATCAGTTGCTGGGCCACGGCCTGGCCGTACAGGCACTGCGCGCGGCCGGAGTCAAAGGCGGCATCGGTGTCAGCAACCTGCATTCACCCGTTCGGCCGGCCACCCGCAAGGTCACCGACCGGCTGCTGGCCAGGATCTTTGACCTGATGATGAATAGGGTTTATGCCGATCCCATCTTGCTGGGAAGCTACCCAAAGCCGCCCTTGTTTGCGAGGCCGTGGTTCCGCTCCCTGGCGAAAGCTTCTGACTCGGACCTACGGAACATCCACCAGCCACTGGACTTCTACGGGCTCAATTACTACTGCCCGGTGAAAGTTGCCACCGGACGCGGGCCCGACCATAGCCCTGTCGGCACTACCGAGGCCATGGCCCGCCTGCCGTTCCACACAGCGGACTTCCCCGAATACGACACGACCGGCTTCGGCTGGCCGGTGGCCCCCGACCACCTGGGAGTGCTGCTTCGCGAAATGAAGGACCGCTACGGCGAGGCGTTGCCGCCCATCTACATCACCGAGAGCGGTGCGAGCTTTCCCGAACCGGCACACGTGACGGGCCCCATTGCCGACAACAACAGAATCGATTACCTGGCCAGCCACTTGGAACATGCGGTGGCCGCGACCTCCCCGGGCGGAATCGCCGAGGACGTCAAGCTTCTGGGCTACTACGTCTGGACGCTGCTGGACAATTTTGAGTGGGCGGCAGGTTATTCGCAGCGCTTCGGGCTGGTCCACGTGGATTTCGACACGCTGGAACGCACCCCCAAGGAATCGTTCTACTGGTTCCAGTCGCTGAGCCGGGCACGGAAGGCGGCGCGGCAGGCCTAG
- the fusA gene encoding elongation factor G has product MAQDVLTDLSKVRNIGIMAHIDAGKTTTTERILFYTGVNHKIGETHDGASTTDWMEQEKERGITITSAAVTCFWDNNQINIIDTPGHVDFTVEVERSLRVLDGAVAVFDGKEGVEPQSETVWRQADKYNVPRICFVNKMDKLGADFYFTVDTIISRLGAKPLVMQLPIGAENDFIGVVDLLEMRALVWPGDSKGDVTMGAKYEVQEIPADLQAKAEEYRATLVETVAEATEELMEKYLEGEEITVEELKAGIRKMTISSELYPVFCGSAFKNRGVQPMLDAVVDYLPNPLDVPPMIGHDPRDEEKELTRKPSSEEPFSALAFKIAAHPFFGQLTFIRVYSGHVEAGSQVVNSTKGKKERIGKLFQMHANKEMPVEGATAGHIYAAIGLKDTTTGDTLCDPANQIVLESMSFPEPVISVAIEPNTKGDQEKLSTAIQKLSAEDPTFQVSLNEDTGQTIIAGMGELHLDILVDRMRREFKVEANVGKPQVAYRETIKRAVERHDYTHKKQTGGSGQFAKIQIAIAPLDTSDGELYEFENKVTGGRIPREYIPSVDAGIQDALNDGVLAGYPVVGIKATLIDGAYHDVDSSEMAFKIAGRMAFKEAARKANPILLEPLMDVEVRTPEEYMGEVIGDLNSRRGQMQSMEDAQGVKVIRAHVPLSGMFGYIGDLRSKTQGRAVYSMTFHSYAEVPKAFADEIIQKNRGE; this is encoded by the coding sequence GTGGCACAGGACGTGCTTACCGACCTTAGTAAGGTCCGCAATATCGGCATCATGGCCCACATCGATGCCGGCAAGACCACCACCACCGAGCGCATCCTGTTCTACACGGGTGTGAACCACAAGATCGGCGAAACGCACGACGGCGCTTCGACCACCGACTGGATGGAACAGGAAAAGGAACGCGGCATCACCATCACGTCTGCCGCCGTGACTTGCTTCTGGGACAACAACCAGATCAACATCATCGACACCCCCGGCCACGTGGACTTCACCGTTGAGGTTGAGCGCTCACTGCGCGTCCTCGACGGCGCCGTCGCCGTTTTCGACGGCAAGGAAGGCGTGGAGCCGCAGTCCGAGACTGTCTGGCGCCAGGCTGACAAGTACAACGTTCCGCGTATCTGCTTCGTCAACAAGATGGACAAGCTCGGCGCTGACTTCTACTTCACCGTGGACACCATCATCAGCCGCCTCGGCGCTAAGCCGCTGGTTATGCAGCTGCCGATCGGTGCCGAGAACGACTTCATCGGCGTCGTGGATCTCCTTGAGATGCGCGCACTGGTGTGGCCCGGCGACTCCAAGGGTGACGTCACCATGGGTGCCAAGTACGAGGTCCAGGAGATCCCCGCTGATCTCCAGGCCAAGGCCGAAGAGTACCGCGCAACGCTCGTCGAGACCGTTGCCGAGGCTACCGAAGAGCTGATGGAGAAGTACCTCGAAGGTGAAGAAATCACCGTCGAGGAGCTCAAGGCCGGCATCCGCAAGATGACGATCAGCTCCGAGCTGTACCCGGTGTTCTGTGGTTCTGCCTTCAAGAACCGTGGCGTTCAGCCGATGCTCGATGCCGTCGTTGACTACCTGCCGAACCCGCTCGACGTCCCGCCGATGATCGGTCACGATCCCCGCGACGAAGAGAAGGAACTGACGCGCAAGCCTTCTTCCGAAGAGCCGTTCTCGGCCCTGGCGTTCAAGATCGCTGCCCACCCGTTCTTCGGCCAGCTCACCTTCATCCGCGTGTACTCCGGTCACGTGGAAGCAGGTTCCCAGGTGGTCAACTCCACCAAGGGCAAGAAGGAGCGCATCGGCAAGCTGTTCCAGATGCACGCCAACAAGGAAATGCCCGTCGAGGGCGCTACCGCCGGCCACATCTACGCAGCGATCGGCCTGAAGGACACCACCACAGGCGACACCCTGTGCGATCCGGCCAACCAGATTGTCCTCGAGTCCATGAGCTTCCCGGAGCCCGTGATCTCGGTTGCAATCGAGCCGAACACCAAGGGTGACCAGGAGAAGCTCTCCACGGCCATCCAGAAGCTCTCCGCTGAGGACCCGACCTTCCAGGTCTCCCTCAACGAAGACACCGGCCAGACCATTATCGCCGGCATGGGCGAGCTCCACCTGGACATCCTGGTGGACCGCATGCGCCGCGAATTCAAGGTCGAGGCAAACGTGGGCAAGCCCCAGGTTGCTTACCGCGAAACCATCAAGCGCGCTGTAGAGCGTCATGACTACACGCACAAGAAGCAGACCGGTGGTTCGGGTCAGTTCGCAAAGATCCAGATCGCCATCGCGCCTTTGGACACTTCCGACGGCGAGCTGTACGAGTTCGAGAACAAGGTCACTGGTGGCCGTATCCCGCGCGAATACATTCCGTCTGTTGATGCAGGTATCCAGGATGCACTGAACGACGGCGTCCTGGCCGGCTACCCGGTCGTCGGCATCAAGGCCACGCTGATTGACGGCGCGTACCACGATGTTGACTCCTCGGAAATGGCGTTCAAGATCGCCGGCCGTATGGCTTTCAAGGAAGCCGCACGCAAGGCGAACCCCATCCTGCTCGAACCGCTGATGGATGTCGAGGTCCGCACCCCTGAGGAATACATGGGTGAAGTTATCGGTGACCTCAACTCCCGCCGTGGCCAGATGCAGTCCATGGAGGATGCCCAGGGCGTCAAGGTTATCCGCGCGCACGTCCCGCTGTCCGGCATGTTCGGCTACATCGGCGACCTGCGTTCAAAGACCCAGGGCCGCGCTGTGTACTCCATGACGTTCCACAGCTACGCCGAGGTCCCGAAGGCATTTGCCGACGAGATCATCCAGAAGAACCGCGGCGAGTAG
- a CDS encoding DUF2339 domain-containing protein: protein MWSAFLTLLLVIAAVLLIASRHSIRQLKAAAGEAYRSGFMAGHVQGWHDANLAGRMPQQVGAEAPLTAAAGPAVGWPAFQPAFAPAFQPSFPPPFPPAGAEAETALAGPPRAPAVPAGQPATHVPAPAHPVHEPGSDDPVSEEPAVQEPPVDVAQFEVSPAELLARKEKRERQNINVTLYAAGLLLVAAGTLFVGTSLPAVFRFAGVCLITALFYGAGIVLHAKAPRLRPAAVAFAGTGLALVPVAGLAMYNFAVQDGPLAWLLTSVIGTLAYVAAAIRLESRVLVYLSLTFVVSTAWSGVSVVGASLVWYFAAMIGFAVAMTVVTLVKPRWIPPLFLRPVMLLDPFVVPAVAVAATVMPLRLDRGEFALIMALCGAYFALAALVPSARHRLPKTFGARAALTLSASAWAWHLTGNVSWALVTAGSLLAIQSVLVAAAASWLQRWCPAPGGLQHWQADSLSTFGTQTVLVYIMLLPASAGPEELQLWAVLACAVTAMIIAVRSGGAAEWAPAAALVTGVIAGAQLGPWLVFNVIAAATLFWAARSAGTRSPLRPQLILAARIAGTLAVPALTSAVMEGSGDALAAAVFALSLALVLQQLASAAAAQAEASALAPIPTLAGFTAAGIVDLVALSITDSTAGNVLLALALGVQLVASLAVGTVLFRPDGLGASWQPTAAEALPLAVFGAVVITAYTSASPGLGNGLLLLVVLHLVVSALRSTAVIRRWSYWWMARGAATVLLLASYRQFQDSTGPIVFGGQEVTFATVLIVALGLQLVFPLAATVRDRAPDAVVADVALILVLQTGTLAAALILPSTVNSDGAWDWQRTVALTIMAFGAAASGYVFRDLAAAAGFAPSTLAVLLVCSVGRLTDVELLLGIFALFSAVMVVAVEPRHGKGAYFAAGRLLTAALAMVFSYDISDSGTAVSLTFAGVLAFQYVIRWLMRHRLEQVPFQQGAVWFTLGAQTVMPALYVIQGSGVSAPHAAEGDGALSSWSCCFSCLVPLPRTGCSPPAVHYTCPSMRACSPSLRRVRPWSSVPARSWRRRFSATTASLSPCLRHHSRSTSWESHDGGATQAVCRRLPRTAGSGWRGRQHRPQWPRQRPFRQRTGSPEPRCWSWPLRASPRHTLNASRSCTHRRQHLCWQGPRSLQPRPRVPAAPGEHICPGWQAAGWAPRYFTASASPLMDATSCGSGPSFPPGCWDWQLPLARACGRTRLR, encoded by the coding sequence ATGTGGTCTGCCTTCCTGACGCTTCTGCTGGTCATTGCCGCCGTACTGTTGATCGCCTCCCGGCATTCCATCCGCCAGCTCAAAGCGGCTGCCGGCGAGGCCTACCGAAGTGGGTTCATGGCCGGCCACGTCCAAGGGTGGCATGACGCCAATCTGGCCGGCCGGATGCCACAGCAGGTTGGCGCTGAGGCGCCCCTGACGGCGGCCGCCGGCCCCGCCGTCGGCTGGCCGGCCTTCCAGCCAGCCTTCGCTCCGGCGTTCCAGCCGAGCTTCCCTCCGCCCTTCCCTCCGGCCGGGGCAGAAGCCGAAACAGCGCTGGCCGGGCCGCCCCGGGCGCCGGCTGTGCCCGCCGGGCAACCGGCCACGCACGTGCCCGCACCGGCCCATCCCGTTCATGAACCGGGAAGTGATGACCCGGTGTCTGAAGAGCCGGCTGTCCAAGAGCCGCCGGTGGACGTGGCTCAGTTCGAGGTGTCGCCGGCCGAACTGCTGGCCCGCAAGGAAAAGCGCGAACGGCAGAACATCAATGTCACGCTCTATGCGGCCGGCCTGTTGCTGGTGGCAGCGGGCACGCTGTTTGTCGGTACCAGCCTGCCGGCCGTGTTCAGGTTTGCCGGTGTCTGCCTCATCACGGCGCTCTTCTATGGCGCGGGAATCGTGCTCCATGCCAAGGCTCCCAGATTGCGGCCGGCCGCCGTGGCATTTGCCGGCACGGGGCTCGCACTGGTCCCCGTCGCAGGCCTGGCCATGTACAACTTTGCCGTGCAGGACGGGCCCCTGGCATGGCTCCTCACCTCAGTCATTGGAACGCTGGCCTACGTCGCTGCCGCCATCCGGCTCGAAAGCCGGGTCCTGGTTTATCTGTCCCTCACTTTCGTGGTGTCGACGGCCTGGTCCGGGGTATCTGTTGTAGGTGCTTCCCTCGTTTGGTACTTCGCGGCCATGATCGGATTCGCGGTGGCCATGACGGTGGTGACGCTGGTGAAGCCACGCTGGATCCCGCCCCTGTTCCTGCGCCCGGTCATGCTTCTTGACCCCTTCGTGGTCCCGGCCGTGGCCGTCGCAGCCACGGTTATGCCGTTGCGTTTGGACCGTGGTGAGTTCGCCCTGATCATGGCCCTGTGCGGTGCGTACTTTGCGCTTGCGGCCCTGGTGCCGTCCGCCCGCCACCGACTCCCGAAAACGTTTGGCGCCCGTGCGGCGTTGACACTGTCGGCGTCGGCCTGGGCCTGGCATCTGACAGGCAATGTCAGCTGGGCCCTCGTGACGGCTGGGTCCCTGCTGGCCATCCAGTCGGTATTGGTGGCCGCCGCGGCATCATGGCTGCAGCGTTGGTGCCCAGCCCCGGGAGGGCTGCAGCACTGGCAGGCGGACTCGCTCTCCACCTTTGGGACCCAAACGGTCCTCGTCTACATCATGCTCCTGCCTGCTTCGGCCGGGCCGGAAGAGCTGCAGCTGTGGGCGGTTCTTGCCTGTGCTGTGACGGCCATGATCATCGCGGTCAGGAGTGGAGGAGCCGCTGAATGGGCACCCGCTGCAGCGCTGGTAACGGGCGTCATCGCAGGTGCGCAGCTGGGGCCGTGGCTGGTCTTCAACGTCATCGCGGCCGCGACGCTTTTTTGGGCTGCACGCTCGGCGGGAACCCGCTCACCACTACGCCCGCAGTTGATCCTTGCCGCGCGGATAGCGGGCACGTTGGCGGTTCCGGCGCTGACGTCCGCCGTGATGGAAGGAAGCGGGGATGCGCTTGCCGCGGCTGTGTTCGCCCTGTCGCTGGCCCTGGTGCTGCAGCAGCTTGCATCCGCCGCGGCGGCGCAGGCGGAGGCCAGTGCCCTGGCCCCCATACCGACATTGGCCGGGTTCACGGCTGCCGGGATCGTAGACCTCGTCGCCCTGTCCATAACGGACTCCACGGCCGGCAACGTGCTTTTGGCCCTAGCCCTTGGGGTCCAGCTGGTGGCTTCATTGGCGGTGGGCACGGTCCTGTTTCGACCGGACGGATTGGGCGCCTCCTGGCAGCCGACGGCCGCAGAGGCCCTGCCGCTGGCCGTCTTCGGGGCTGTAGTGATCACGGCCTACACGAGTGCCTCGCCTGGACTGGGCAACGGCCTGCTATTGCTTGTGGTCCTGCATCTTGTCGTCTCGGCCCTGCGCTCAACGGCGGTCATCCGGCGTTGGTCTTACTGGTGGATGGCGCGCGGCGCGGCGACCGTCCTGCTGCTGGCCTCCTATCGGCAGTTCCAGGACTCCACCGGGCCGATAGTGTTCGGCGGCCAGGAAGTTACTTTCGCCACGGTCCTGATCGTGGCCCTGGGACTGCAACTGGTCTTCCCGCTTGCCGCCACGGTGCGCGACCGGGCGCCGGACGCCGTGGTGGCCGACGTTGCCCTCATTTTGGTGCTGCAGACCGGAACGCTGGCGGCGGCACTGATCCTGCCGTCCACAGTGAACAGCGACGGAGCATGGGACTGGCAGCGAACCGTCGCCCTCACCATCATGGCCTTCGGCGCCGCGGCGTCCGGCTACGTGTTCCGTGACCTGGCGGCAGCGGCAGGCTTTGCACCCTCGACACTGGCAGTCCTCCTCGTCTGCAGCGTAGGCCGCCTGACCGACGTCGAACTCCTGCTCGGCATTTTCGCGCTATTCAGCGCGGTCATGGTTGTTGCGGTGGAACCGCGGCATGGGAAGGGCGCCTACTTCGCTGCGGGCCGCCTTCTGACAGCAGCCCTGGCCATGGTGTTCAGTTACGACATCAGCGACTCGGGCACGGCGGTGTCCCTGACCTTCGCCGGAGTGCTGGCCTTCCAGTACGTGATTCGCTGGCTCATGCGGCACCGGCTGGAGCAGGTGCCTTTCCAGCAGGGCGCTGTGTGGTTCACCCTGGGGGCCCAGACAGTCATGCCCGCCCTCTATGTCATTCAGGGCAGCGGGGTTTCAGCGCCCCACGCGGCCGAAGGGGACGGGGCGTTGTCCTCCTGGAGTTGCTGCTTCTCTTGCTTGGTGCCATTGCCGCGCACCGGCTGTTCGCCGCCCGCGGTGCACTATACCTGTCCGTCTATGCGGGCGTGTTCGCCATCGTTGCGTCGGGTCCGGCCCTGGAGTTCGGTGCCGGCACGCTCATGGCGGCGCCGCTTCTCAGCAACGACGGCGTCCCTGTCGCCTTGCTTGCGGCATCACTCGCGTTCAACATCGTGGGAATCGCACGACGGTGGCGCCACCCAGGCAGTTTGCAGGAGGCTCCCGCGGACCGCTGGTTCTGGCTGGCGGGGGCGGCAGCACCGGCCGCAGTGGCCGCGGCAACGGCCGTTCAGGCAGCGGACTGGATCACCGGAGCCACGCTGCTGGTCCTGGCCGCTACGGGCTTCACCGCGTCACACGTTGAACGCATCCCGCTCCTGTACCCACCGGCGGCAGCACTTGTGCTGGCAGGGGCCACGCTCATTGCAGCCGCGTCCGCGCGTACCGGCGGCCCCTGGGGAGCATATCTGCCCTGGCTGGCAGGCTGCGGGCTGGGCGCCGCGGTACTTTACGGCGTCAGCTTCGCCCTTGATGGACGCGACGTCGTGCGGAAGCGGACCCTCGTTTCCGCCGGGGTGTTGGGACTGGCAGCTGCCGCTGGCGCGGGCCTGCGGCAGGACGCGACTTCGCTGA